The sequence TGGGGTCGGTGACGCCGGGCGGAAGGGTGTAGGTGGAGCCGCCGTTTTCGTCGGGCACCTTGACCAGCCCCAGCTCGCGGATGTCGCGCGACAGGGTCGCCTGCGCCACCTCGAAGCCGCGCTCCGCCAGGAAGTCGCGGAGGACTTCCTGCGACGAGACGCGCCGGTCGCGGACCAGCTCCAGGATGGCTGCGTGGCGCTGGGGCTTCATGGGAAGCGGGGAACGGGGATCAGGAACGGCCGGCCACACCCGCCGAAGCTAGACCGCCCCGCCGACAGGGCGCAAGCGCTGAACCGCCGGACCCAATCCCGTAGGGGCAGCCCCACGTGGCTGCCCGTGCCCGACGCCGCACCGAACATCGTGTCACCGTCCATCGCCTGTCCGCCTACCTCAGCGCCTCCACCAGCACCCGCCCGTCCAGCGCCTCGGTCGGCCGCACGCCCACGATGCGCGCCAGCGTCGGCGCGATGTCCACGACGCGGGCGAAGCGGGCGTACTTCCCGGGACGGATCGTGGAGCCGTAAAAGATCACCGGCACGTGCGCGTCGTAGTCGTGAGGCGTGCCGTGCTGCCCGTACGTCGCGATCCCCCACACGTGCTCCGGCAGCAGCGTGACGACGGCGGCCACGGGAAGATCGGGCGGAAGCATGTGCATCCACCGGCGCGTCACCGGGTTGGTGGCCGAATCGCGCGGCAGATCCTTTACGAGGCTGGCGTGCATCACCCCAGGCTGCCGGCGCGCCCACGCCACGAAGCGCGTCATCGCCTCCGGGAGCAGCGCGGCCGGGTCGCGGCCGGCGCGGAAGAAGGCGTCGGGATCGTACGCCACCATCCCATCGTCGAAGTTGAAGGCGGCGCTGTCCACCCCCATCCGCCGCGCCTCGGCGCCCAGCCAGCGGGTGAAGGCGCCCAGGTTCGCGTGGTAGCGCGCGGCGTCGCCGGGGTGGCGCACCTCGGGGATGGGCGCCACGCCATGGTCCGCCGTCAGCGCGATCACCACGCTCGCGGGGTCGCGTCCGGCGTACAGCGAGTCGAGGAACACGCCCAGCATCCGGTCCAGCCGCACCACCTGGTCGTGGATCTCGCGCGAGTCCTGGCCGTAGCGGTGCCCCACCGCGTCCGTCGTGGAGAACGACACCGCGAAGACGTCCGTCTGCGGCCCCTGCCCCAGCTTCAGCTCGCGGAGCCCCGCCAGCGCGAACTCCATCGTGAGCTCATCCATCCAGGGAAACTCGACGATGGTGCGCCCCGCCGTGTCCGGGTCGGCGGAAAGGACGTGCGGAAAGGTGTACTCGCGCCCGCCGTTCTCGGCGCGCACGCTGTCCGGCTCCGTGTATGACGCGGCCGGGAGGAGCGGCGTCCACGCCTTCCCCGCGAAGCGCCGCGCCGGCCGCGACGCGTTGTAGCGCTGCACCCAGGTGGGAAGCGTGTCCGCATAGTAAGTGCTGGTGGTGAAGGCGCCGTTGTAGCCCCACCAGTACACGTCCTGCTGCGCCCTGCCGAGCGGAAGGATCGCCCCGCGGTCCTTGCGCGACACGGAGAGGGCGCGCGTGCGCGGGTCCTTGAAGCGCAGCCAATCGGTCAGCGTGCTCCCGCGGAAGCGAAAGGGCGAGGCGCCCGCCATGGTGCTCCCGGCCAGGAGCGGCGCCTGCGGGTCGCCGACGCCGGCGATGTTCTGCACGATCCCGGTGCTGCGCGGAAAGCGCCCGGAGAGCGTGCTCGCGTGCCCCGGCGCCGTCTCGGTGATCGCGTGGTCCTGGTACGCGCGCGTGAAGACGGCGCCGCCGTCGTACAGACGCGCCAGCCCTCCGGTGAGCTGCCCGGGCCAGCGCGTGAAGTAGTCGGGGCGGAGCTGGTCCACGGTGATGAGCACCACCAGCGTCGGGCGGCGCGCGGGTGCGGCGGGCTGCTGCTGCGCCGCGGCGGGGAGGGCGGCCAACCATCCGGCGACGGCCAGCGATGCGATCCTTTTGAGCTTCATGCGAACTTCGAGTGGCTTGGGTATCGCGGCAGGCTCCACAGCGGCCGCCGCACCGCCAAGCTACGCCCGCGTCCTCCGCCAGACCATCCCGCGCCCATCGAAAGCTACGCGGGGCCAACGCCGGCGATTATACTGGGAATCCACGGGGAGCCCCTGCCCCGCCCGCGCCATCACTCGGCGCAAAATCCTCCTGCCACGGCACTTCCATGGGCGATTTCGATTCATCCGGGAGCATCCACGGCCCGCCCGCGATGGTGATGCAGATCATCCGCGCCGCCATGGCGATGGGCGTGGCGATGTTCGCGGTGGTGACCACGCTGGTGCGCGAGCCCCGGCCCGACCCGCCGCTCCAGATCGGGTACATCGCGGCGGTGTTCGCCGTGGCCATGCTCGTGCCGATCTTCTTCTTCCGCAGCAGGATGGAGACGCTCTCCACGCGCGCCAAGCGGTGCACCTTCAGCATCATCGGATGGGCGCTGGGCGAGAGCGCGGGGATGCTGGCGGTGGTCTCGTACTTCCTCGGCAACGCACTGGTGTGGTCGCTCCCCGGCCTGCTGGTGCTCGCGGTCGCCTTCATCGCGTTCCCGCCCCCGGAGAACGAGCCCGGGATGTAGGCGCGGCTTACTCCCAGGGCTTCGACTCCGCGAGGCGCGCGCGCACCTCGTCGTCGGAGAGGGCGGAGAGTTCCTGCTCGGCCTGGCGCACGGTCTCGGAGGCGATGTCGGCGGTGCGGTTCTCGTTGGCGCCGCGCAGGGAGAAGAGGAGGACGAGCGACCCCCACGATCCGC is a genomic window of Longimicrobium sp. containing:
- a CDS encoding alkaline phosphatase family protein, which codes for MKLKRIASLAVAGWLAALPAAAQQQPAAPARRPTLVVLITVDQLRPDYFTRWPGQLTGGLARLYDGGAVFTRAYQDHAITETAPGHASTLSGRFPRSTGIVQNIAGVGDPQAPLLAGSTMAGASPFRFRGSTLTDWLRFKDPRTRALSVSRKDRGAILPLGRAQQDVYWWGYNGAFTTSTYYADTLPTWVQRYNASRPARRFAGKAWTPLLPAASYTEPDSVRAENGGREYTFPHVLSADPDTAGRTIVEFPWMDELTMEFALAGLRELKLGQGPQTDVFAVSFSTTDAVGHRYGQDSREIHDQVVRLDRMLGVFLDSLYAGRDPASVVIALTADHGVAPIPEVRHPGDAARYHANLGAFTRWLGAEARRMGVDSAAFNFDDGMVAYDPDAFFRAGRDPAALLPEAMTRFVAWARRQPGVMHASLVKDLPRDSATNPVTRRWMHMLPPDLPVAAVVTLLPEHVWGIATYGQHGTPHDYDAHVPVIFYGSTIRPGKYARFARVVDIAPTLARIVGVRPTEALDGRVLVEALR